The Clavelina lepadiformis chromosome 1, kaClaLepa1.1, whole genome shotgun sequence genome segment TATCAACTCGACCACAACAATAAACCTCACAACGAATACATCAATACTCGATATATACGTACAATACATCAATGATTTCAAGTTTGGTTTTAGATTTCGGTATTATTCATGTGGGTGATTTGTTTTCTGGGAGGATTTGTACCGTTCTTTGTATTTATGAATGCCGGTAAAAGAAACCGTTTTGGGACTCATCCCTCTTCAAGATGGCCTTCTTGCACTTGCGATTACAACTGGTGGGTAACAGttaacattttgttaaaaaaattatgaaggAATATGTCTTTATAACTACAATAAGTTTAAGTGTCCTTAAGGTTACCGCATCTTGCTACTTAAAAGGAACAAATATCATTCTGCTTTATTCATGATGTGTGTTTTTCTCGGACTTATACTTAGGACAAAGCAATGTAAGTTGTACACCGAAATCATCTAcccaatatttttttacattcctATCATCATAATCGTTCTCACTTCAATTCTTCTCGTACATGAACTGAAACAAAGAGCGAAAAATTTTTCGGACAAAATTTCTCAAGCAGGTACATAGCATTATGTTCCTGATAGGACAAAATTTCGTCAAACAACTTGAAGGTTTCATGCTGATTTAGTTAAGTATTGTCACAGGCATTTcacagaaaaaagaaaaacagatAGTTCTGCAACTTTTCTTGATTGTCGCTTCGTTCCTTGTCGGCTACATCAGTTTTACAGGTAAAGCTTGTTCTAAATAAAGAGCCAAAAAAAACGAAGAGTCATTAATCATTGTCTTCTTCTGTCTTAAAGATTTAACTGATTTTTATACTCTTTTTGATCCATTTGTTTGTAGTAAGTCCTTTAAATTATCTTGTACTATAATCTTAACTTTCTAGCATACGGCTATTATTCGCAACATCATACATTAACGGGAAATGCAGCAATCCGTGCAAACTGGATTTTTGGAGcagtttattatattttactgAGGTTTTCGGAAACTGTCAACCCGTTGTTTTACAATCTTGGTTCAACGTATGTTATTCAAGATGTAGCCGTAGAGATGGTCTTAAACAAAAGTTGttatattaattaaatttcaacTGTGTTCTTCAAAATCAGTTTTTATTATGCCGCGCTATGATTACTATAGTCTGTATATCAATCACGCCTTAAATGTTTTACAGAAAATTAAGAAAAGCAACCATTAGATTTTTCCGTGGTTGTTGTCTTAAAAATGCCTCACGAAGTATGTCGAGCAACCAAAGAGTGCCACGTCGCTCCACCACGGAGTTACAAACTTCTAGAGATTTGGGCAACGACAATCCAGTAATTTTGGACGAGCAGGAACTGTGATATTGGTTTTACTGTCGCTTCCTGGATTGTACATTGTATTGTCTCATACCAAAACGtggaaatatttaaagtttaattttctcaaaacagtttgttaaaaattttagacTTA includes the following:
- the LOC143455179 gene encoding growth hormone secretagogue receptor type 1-like; translated protein: MISIYNQNYTATVLSYTASYANTTDVTPYEKPFSDSDIVIVAVILLTLLVLSLFGNIVTIVVIAIDKSLGSRFDILITSLCVSDLYSAIISPLNLHRQTWGFDNWLIPAFFCKFYWSSDLFTCYVTAVHITAFASMRLASIKWPHKFAHVTRKHIKISVLFMWVICFLGGFVPFFVFMNAGKRNRFGTHPSSRWPSCTCDYNWTKQCKLYTEIIYPIFFYIPIIIIVLTSILLVHELKQRAKNFSDKISQAGISQKKEKQIVLQLFLIVASFLVGYISFTAYGYYSQHHTLTGNAAIRANWIFGAVYYILLRFSETVNPLFYNLGSTKLRKATIRFFRGCCLKNASRSMSSNQRVPRRSTTELQTSRDLGNDNPVILDEQEL